From one Leifsonia soli genomic stretch:
- a CDS encoding TetR family transcriptional regulator has translation MSEAVTRRRPGRPRKERGEASARSSIMRAAAEEFAERGYEAASLRAVARRAGVDPALVHHYFDDKADLFTATLEAPLRPDRALDVILAGSRDDVGERLVGYLLERLDDERSSRRMVVILRTALSSGPGTRMVREFLLREVLSKLAGLVGGEDAELRAELAASQLVGLMMTRYALRVEPIAGAPRDELARRVGAVVQWHLFGTVGGQPAAAPADADEPRDADKPRDADDPRDADDPLDAEGAPGE, from the coding sequence GTGAGCGAAGCAGTGACGCGGCGTCGTCCCGGACGGCCGCGGAAAGAACGCGGAGAGGCGTCCGCGCGCTCGTCGATCATGCGGGCGGCGGCGGAGGAGTTCGCCGAGCGCGGGTACGAGGCGGCGTCGCTGCGGGCGGTGGCGCGTCGTGCGGGCGTCGACCCGGCGCTCGTCCACCACTACTTCGACGACAAGGCGGATCTGTTCACCGCGACCCTGGAGGCGCCGCTGCGACCCGACCGTGCGCTGGACGTCATCCTCGCCGGCTCCCGCGACGACGTCGGCGAACGCCTGGTCGGCTACCTGCTGGAGCGGCTGGACGACGAGAGGTCCAGCCGCCGCATGGTCGTCATCCTGCGCACGGCCCTCAGCTCGGGCCCCGGCACGCGGATGGTGCGCGAGTTCCTGCTGCGCGAGGTCCTCTCGAAGCTGGCGGGTCTGGTCGGGGGAGAGGATGCGGAACTGCGCGCCGAGCTCGCCGCCAGCCAACTGGTGGGCCTGATGATGACGCGGTACGCCCTCCGGGTCGAGCCGATCGCCGGCGCACCCCGCGACGAGCTCGCGCGCCGGGTCGGCGCGGTCGTGCAGTGGCACCTGTTCGGAACGGTGGGCGGCCAGCCGGCGGCCGCTCCCGCCGATGCGGACGAGCCCCGTGACGCGGACAAGCCTCGTGACGCGGACGACCCTCGTGACGCGGACGACCCTCTTGACGCAGAGGGTGCTCCAGGCGAATAA
- a CDS encoding LemA family protein, which yields MEWLIPVIIVVVIVAIIGIYLWATYNSLVTLKVRVDEAWSDITVQLKRRADLIPNLIETVKGYAAHERGVFESVTKARAETLSAQTPGEASVAENHMQTALKSIFAVAEAYPQLQASQNFLRLQADLVDTEDKIQASRRFYNGGVREFNTKIKVFPNNLFARRLGFTEREFFEVENLAAIAEPPRVQF from the coding sequence ATGGAATGGCTCATTCCGGTCATCATCGTCGTCGTGATCGTCGCGATCATCGGGATCTACCTGTGGGCCACCTACAATTCGCTGGTCACCCTCAAGGTCCGCGTCGACGAGGCGTGGAGCGACATCACGGTGCAGCTGAAGCGCCGCGCCGACCTCATCCCGAACCTCATCGAGACGGTCAAGGGATACGCCGCGCACGAGCGCGGCGTCTTCGAGTCGGTGACGAAGGCCCGCGCCGAGACGCTGTCCGCGCAGACGCCGGGTGAGGCGTCCGTCGCCGAGAACCACATGCAGACCGCGCTGAAGAGCATCTTCGCCGTGGCTGAGGCCTACCCGCAGCTGCAGGCGAGCCAGAACTTCCTGCGCCTGCAGGCCGACCTGGTCGACACCGAGGACAAGATCCAGGCGTCCCGCCGGTTCTACAACGGCGGAGTGCGCGAGTTCAACACCAAGATCAAGGTGTTCCCCAACAACCTGTTCGCCCGACGCCTGGGCTTCACGGAGCGCGAGTTCTTCGAGGTCGAGAACCTCGCCGCGATCGCCGAGCCTCCGCGCGTCCAGTTCTAG
- a CDS encoding M48 family metalloprotease — MYRAIARNKRNTVFIILLFLVLIGALGWLASYIYQSYTILVVVLIGAVLYALFQYYLASSQALSMSGAIPIQKADNPRLWNVVENLSITTGTPMPAVYIVNDPAPNAFATGRDPEHASVAATTGLLDIMTDAELEGVMAHELGHVRNYDIRLGMIVFGLTVAIGFIADIFLRMAFFGGNRNNNNGGGNPVVLVFGLIAAIVAPLVATLVQLAVSRQREYLADATGAMTTRHPDALASALLKLEAYGRPMQKQNSSMAHLWINDPLKPGLMARLFSTHPPIPQRVERLQEMGGSF; from the coding sequence ATGTACAGGGCGATCGCCAGGAACAAGCGCAACACCGTCTTCATCATCCTGCTGTTCCTGGTCCTCATCGGTGCGCTCGGATGGCTGGCGTCGTACATCTATCAGAGCTACACGATCCTCGTGGTCGTGCTCATCGGGGCGGTGCTCTACGCGCTGTTCCAGTACTACCTGGCGAGCAGTCAGGCGCTGAGCATGTCGGGCGCGATCCCGATCCAGAAGGCCGACAATCCGCGGCTCTGGAACGTGGTCGAGAACCTGTCCATCACGACGGGGACGCCGATGCCGGCCGTCTACATCGTCAACGACCCGGCCCCCAACGCGTTCGCGACCGGCCGCGACCCGGAGCACGCCTCCGTCGCCGCGACCACGGGGCTGCTCGACATCATGACGGACGCCGAGCTCGAGGGCGTCATGGCGCATGAGCTGGGGCACGTGCGCAACTACGACATCCGGCTCGGGATGATCGTGTTCGGCCTGACCGTCGCGATCGGTTTCATCGCCGACATCTTCCTGCGCATGGCGTTCTTCGGCGGCAACCGGAACAACAACAACGGCGGAGGCAACCCGGTCGTGCTGGTGTTCGGCCTGATCGCTGCGATCGTCGCTCCCCTGGTGGCGACCCTCGTGCAGCTGGCCGTGTCGCGCCAGCGCGAGTACCTCGCCGACGCGACCGGCGCGATGACGACCCGTCACCCGGATGCGCTGGCGAGCGCGCTGCTCAAGCTGGAGGCGTACGGCCGTCCGATGCAGAAGCAGAACTCGTCCATGGCCCACCTGTGGATCAACGACCCGCTGAAGCCGGGCCTCATGGCGCGCCTGTTCTCGACGCACCCGCCCATCCCGCAGCGCGTCGAGCGCCTCCAGGAGATGGGCGGCAGCTTCTAA
- a CDS encoding D-arabinono-1,4-lactone oxidase: MTAVGGLWRTWGRTEAVRPQRVERPASIDAVQRAVQAANRTGMRVKAVGAGHSFTGIAVAPGVQLDLEDLNGIRDVDLERGRVTLLAGTHLHQLPRLLRPHGLGLENMGDIDRQTIAGATSTGTHGTGGSFGGLATQIVGLTLVTGTGELLHIDETENAELLPAARLGLGALGVIVDITLQCVPAYLLQAVERPEPLQATVESYLERSAGEDHFEFYWFPHTETALTKTNTRLPLTAERKPLPRAGRWVDDELLANGLYRGVCALGTAAPAVIPPFSRLAQRLTGNRDFTDHAPRVYVTNRTVRFREMEYALPREAVPEAFGEVKALIERRGWRISFPIEVRSAAADDNWLSTAYGRETGYIAVHRYYREDQREYFAAVEEIMVAHDGRPHWGKLHGRDAESLRATYPRFDDFLAVRDRLDPDRRFENAYLRRVLGP, from the coding sequence GTGACGGCGGTCGGCGGCCTCTGGCGCACGTGGGGGCGGACGGAGGCGGTGCGCCCGCAGCGCGTGGAGCGGCCGGCGAGCATCGACGCCGTGCAGCGGGCCGTGCAGGCGGCGAACCGGACCGGGATGCGCGTCAAGGCGGTCGGCGCGGGACACAGCTTCACCGGCATCGCCGTGGCGCCCGGCGTGCAGCTCGACCTCGAAGACCTGAACGGCATCCGCGACGTCGACCTCGAACGCGGTCGGGTGACGCTGCTCGCCGGCACGCACCTCCACCAGCTGCCGCGGCTGCTGCGCCCCCACGGCCTGGGGCTGGAGAACATGGGCGACATCGACCGGCAGACGATCGCAGGAGCGACATCCACCGGCACGCACGGCACCGGCGGATCGTTCGGCGGCCTGGCGACCCAGATCGTCGGCCTCACGCTCGTGACCGGGACGGGCGAGCTGCTGCACATCGACGAGACGGAGAACGCCGAGCTGCTGCCCGCCGCGCGCCTCGGGCTCGGGGCGCTCGGCGTCATCGTCGACATCACCCTGCAGTGCGTTCCGGCCTACCTGCTGCAGGCGGTCGAGCGACCGGAACCGCTGCAGGCCACGGTGGAGTCGTACCTCGAGCGCTCGGCGGGGGAGGACCACTTCGAGTTCTACTGGTTCCCGCACACCGAGACGGCGCTCACCAAGACCAACACCCGGCTGCCGCTGACGGCCGAGCGCAAGCCGCTTCCGCGCGCCGGCCGCTGGGTCGACGACGAACTGCTCGCCAACGGCCTGTACCGGGGAGTGTGCGCGCTCGGGACGGCGGCGCCCGCCGTCATCCCGCCGTTCAGCCGGCTCGCGCAGCGCCTGACCGGCAACCGCGACTTCACCGACCACGCGCCGCGGGTGTACGTCACCAACCGCACGGTGCGCTTCCGCGAGATGGAGTACGCGCTGCCGCGGGAGGCGGTTCCGGAGGCCTTCGGCGAGGTGAAGGCGCTCATCGAGCGACGGGGATGGCGCATCTCGTTCCCGATCGAGGTGCGGAGTGCGGCGGCCGACGACAACTGGCTGTCGACGGCGTACGGGCGCGAAACCGGCTACATCGCCGTGCACCGCTACTACCGGGAGGATCAGCGCGAGTACTTCGCGGCGGTCGAGGAGATCATGGTCGCCCACGACGGACGCCCCCACTGGGGCAAGCTGCACGGCAGGGATGCGGAGTCGCTGCGCGCGACCTACCCGCGCTTCGACGACTTCCTCGCGGTCCGCGACCGTCTCGACCCGGACCGCCGCTTCGAGAACGCCTACCTCCGCCGAGTCCTCGGCCCCTGA
- a CDS encoding alanine racemase, whose product MSDLDLSTPPAPAERTWTTPDVFWPSLSAATARLDPPLAVLHLPALRHNAHDLLRRAAGAAGTDRPTKAIRVASKSVRVRAVMDAVLALPGYAGVLAYTLPEALWLAEGDAEHPPIEDVVVGYPTADRAAIARLAASPELAARVTLMVDSVAHLDFIDAVVPPAQRETIRLCLELDSSWFAPVLGHVGVFRSPLHSAAAVRTVAEEIARRPGFALVGMMGYEAQIAGQGDNPPGKPAWGATLRWMQKNSRDELLGRRGEAVAAVRRIADLEFVNGGGTGSIEFTASDESVTEIAAGSGLFGGHLFDTYRAFHPAPAASFALSVVRRPNAGTATLLGGGWIASGPPGPDRMPKVEWPTGLSMVAREMAGEVQTPLTGAAAGVLRIGDRVWLRHTKSGELSEHVDGFQLVDTVDGRARVVGEAATYRGDGKVFL is encoded by the coding sequence ATGAGCGACCTCGACCTGTCCACGCCACCGGCCCCGGCCGAGCGGACCTGGACGACGCCCGACGTGTTCTGGCCGTCGCTGTCCGCGGCGACCGCCCGGCTCGATCCTCCGCTCGCGGTCCTGCACCTGCCGGCGCTGCGGCACAACGCGCACGACCTGCTGCGCCGCGCGGCCGGGGCCGCCGGGACGGACCGGCCGACGAAGGCCATCCGGGTCGCCTCCAAGTCGGTGCGCGTGCGCGCGGTGATGGATGCCGTGCTCGCCCTTCCCGGGTACGCAGGCGTCCTCGCGTACACCCTCCCGGAGGCGCTCTGGCTCGCGGAGGGTGACGCGGAGCACCCGCCGATCGAGGACGTCGTCGTCGGTTACCCGACGGCCGACCGTGCCGCGATCGCCCGGCTCGCCGCCTCTCCGGAGCTCGCCGCCCGCGTGACGCTCATGGTCGACTCGGTCGCACACCTCGACTTCATCGACGCAGTGGTTCCGCCGGCGCAGCGCGAGACCATCCGGCTGTGCCTCGAGCTCGACTCCTCCTGGTTCGCTCCGGTGCTCGGGCACGTGGGCGTGTTCCGATCGCCGCTGCACTCGGCCGCGGCGGTGCGGACGGTCGCGGAGGAGATCGCGCGGCGTCCGGGCTTCGCCCTCGTCGGGATGATGGGCTACGAGGCCCAGATCGCCGGCCAGGGCGACAACCCGCCCGGCAAGCCGGCCTGGGGTGCGACGCTGCGGTGGATGCAGAAGAACTCCCGCGACGAGCTCCTCGGCCGCCGCGGAGAAGCGGTCGCCGCCGTTCGCCGGATCGCGGACCTCGAGTTCGTGAACGGCGGAGGCACGGGCTCCATCGAGTTCACGGCCTCCGACGAGTCGGTGACCGAGATCGCGGCGGGCAGCGGACTGTTCGGCGGCCACCTGTTCGACACCTACCGGGCGTTCCATCCCGCGCCCGCCGCCTCCTTCGCGCTGTCGGTGGTGCGCCGGCCGAACGCCGGGACGGCGACCCTGCTCGGGGGCGGCTGGATCGCCTCCGGCCCTCCCGGTCCCGACCGCATGCCGAAGGTCGAGTGGCCGACCGGGCTGAGCATGGTCGCCCGCGAGATGGCCGGCGAGGTGCAGACCCCGCTCACCGGGGCGGCGGCCGGCGTGCTCCGCATCGGCGACCGGGTCTGGCTGCGGCACACCAAGTCGGGGGAGCTGAGCGAGCACGTCGACGGCTTCCAGCTGGTGGACACGGTGGACGGGCGGGCCCGCGTCGTCGGGGAGGCCGCCACCTACCGCGGCGACGGGAAGGTCTTCCTGTGA
- a CDS encoding MFS transporter — protein MTNTTTPAVFAEPVRKVPGRWIAAFAVAWLGVWMAQLAPIQKLLPDQVQAQLHSDSWVDNVIAFGVISGISGVCAIVAYPLTGALSDRTTSRFGRRRPWIAAGAVVFAVSLVLLGLQTTMVGMGVFWSLALTGFCILTAALTATISDQVPVDQRGYVSGWISAPQAIGIILGVALVTYVFVGAFVGYTAMAVLLVVLVLPFLFLPDAVLPAELRERMSFRGVIEGLWISPREHPDFGWTLLSRVLVNFGNAFGTSLLLYFLEFGLRDPNADDDLLILILVYMVFVIVASLVLGRLSDRLGRRKAFVFASSAVQGVAALLLAFVPQLSVAIVAAALLGIGYGCFLSVDQALATQVLPDPESRGKDLGIMNIALAVPQAVAPLFGAMIVAALGGFAGLFVLSAVFAFAGALAVARVKAVR, from the coding sequence ATGACGAACACGACGACGCCGGCGGTCTTCGCCGAGCCGGTGCGCAAGGTCCCCGGGCGGTGGATCGCCGCCTTCGCCGTCGCCTGGCTGGGCGTGTGGATGGCGCAGCTGGCGCCCATCCAGAAGCTGCTTCCCGACCAGGTGCAGGCGCAGCTGCACTCCGACTCGTGGGTGGACAACGTCATCGCCTTCGGGGTCATCTCGGGCATCTCCGGCGTGTGCGCCATCGTCGCCTACCCGCTGACCGGCGCGCTGTCCGACCGCACAACGAGCCGGTTCGGCCGCCGCCGCCCGTGGATCGCCGCCGGGGCGGTCGTCTTCGCGGTGTCGCTGGTGCTGCTCGGGCTGCAGACGACCATGGTCGGGATGGGCGTGTTCTGGTCGCTCGCGCTGACCGGCTTCTGCATCCTCACCGCCGCGCTCACCGCCACGATCAGCGACCAGGTGCCGGTCGACCAGCGCGGGTACGTCAGCGGCTGGATCAGCGCCCCGCAGGCGATCGGGATCATCCTCGGCGTCGCCCTGGTCACCTACGTCTTCGTCGGAGCGTTCGTCGGATACACGGCGATGGCCGTGCTCCTCGTGGTTCTCGTCCTGCCGTTCCTGTTCCTGCCCGACGCGGTTCTTCCGGCGGAGCTGCGGGAGCGGATGTCGTTCCGCGGCGTGATCGAGGGGCTGTGGATCAGTCCGCGCGAGCATCCCGACTTCGGCTGGACGCTGCTCAGCCGCGTGCTCGTCAACTTCGGCAACGCGTTCGGCACGTCGCTGCTGCTGTACTTCCTCGAGTTCGGGCTGCGCGACCCGAACGCCGACGACGACCTGCTCATCCTCATCCTCGTGTACATGGTGTTCGTGATCGTGGCGTCGCTCGTGCTCGGCCGCCTCTCCGACCGCCTCGGCCGGCGCAAGGCGTTCGTCTTCGCCTCCTCCGCCGTGCAGGGCGTCGCCGCGCTGCTGCTCGCGTTCGTCCCGCAGCTGTCTGTCGCGATCGTCGCCGCCGCGCTGCTCGGCATCGGCTACGGCTGCTTCCTGTCGGTGGATCAGGCGCTCGCCACCCAGGTGCTGCCCGACCCGGAGAGCCGCGGAAAGGACCTCGGCATCATGAACATCGCCCTCGCCGTTCCGCAGGCGGTCGCTCCGCTGTTCGGCGCGATGATCGTGGCGGCGCTGGGCGGCTTCGCCGGCCTGTTCGTCCTGTCGGCCGTGTTCGCGTTCGCGGGAGCGCTCGCGGTCGCCCGAGTGAAAGCGGTGCGCTGA
- a CDS encoding TetR/AcrR family transcriptional regulator: MTRIPVADRRTALVQAALRVIARDGVAAATTRRIVAEARMPLASFHYVFASRDELMAELIETAVGSEQTDVAPALSVDAAHGGMRDAIRAGLQHYFDGVRADPGREKAMLELTQWALREPGFEPLARRQYASYHEVAAQAAAETARLAGHEWTRPLDEIARILVSFTDGLTVGWLVTGDDAAAAAVMDVAADALAALAVPSGAGSRADTPAADAPHHRTTHHTPAPSTNAGTR, from the coding sequence ATGACGCGCATCCCGGTCGCAGACCGTCGCACCGCCCTCGTCCAGGCTGCCCTCCGCGTGATCGCCCGCGACGGTGTCGCCGCGGCGACGACGCGCCGGATCGTCGCGGAGGCCCGGATGCCGCTGGCCAGCTTCCACTACGTCTTCGCCTCCCGCGACGAGCTGATGGCCGAGCTGATCGAGACCGCCGTCGGCAGCGAGCAGACCGATGTCGCCCCCGCGCTCTCCGTCGACGCGGCGCACGGGGGGATGCGCGACGCCATCCGCGCCGGCCTCCAGCACTACTTCGACGGGGTGCGCGCCGATCCCGGCCGCGAGAAGGCGATGCTCGAGCTGACCCAGTGGGCGCTCCGCGAACCGGGTTTCGAACCGCTCGCCCGGCGCCAGTACGCGAGCTATCACGAGGTCGCCGCGCAGGCCGCCGCGGAGACCGCCCGGCTCGCCGGACACGAGTGGACGCGTCCCCTCGACGAGATCGCCCGCATCCTCGTCTCCTTCACCGACGGGCTCACCGTCGGCTGGCTGGTCACCGGCGACGACGCGGCGGCGGCCGCCGTGATGGATGTGGCGGCCGATGCCCTCGCCGCCCTCGCCGTCCCGTCGGGCGCCGGCTCCCGCGCCGACACCCCCGCCGCCGACGCCCCGCACCACCGCACGACGCACCACACCCCCGCCCCCTCGACGAACGCAGGTACACGATGA
- a CDS encoding Ig-like domain-containing protein — MRTAANAALAVLLLSAAGLIDTAPPAAASPPPPGTSTSAVAASGSTAASGTTAVVSTTAALSAAASLLTGTGLAPGSASARPAVAPTPPAAAPTDTGTPSGTPTPPPTPRPVSIDRLPDLVRSFPLAVSGTATPQDTVSVSAGSSPGSAESCTATADDDGDWRCSLASLPDGEGVPVRAESTASGSDSTRVDVLHPPVIAGTGVVATSGSIRGTAYPGASVTVTAETGASCTFPADANGAWACVLSGSLPDGQHTVSATQTAPFSSRSSAVSDRVTIDVDRTAPAAPGITSPPSGASARAGETVAFGGTGESGAHVTLYATTSQGTTVVCTADVAAGAWSCQGALPAGAYTLSALQRDDAGNVSGGSNAVALSVAGATTPSKPSPTRTPSPTPTPAAPAPPAAGGGSGTGPLHPDTRGWIATPFSNASAPVVTAASLPGWMRSAGLAIAALLLLVLPARLLTAALARGRADRAERERRRGVSVFGRNRPRSDVSEASALFGAAARSERASGSARSGAGADTTTTSSGAPQPRWLAPVVGAAAAVLVTLSTPLSDPGAYVRVLLAIGIAVTAVNAVWVLAGRGIAPHLGLPAPRIVVRPELLVVVAVAAFGSRLLGLSPALLFALVLGLSMAPHAGRARRGRIAAVQISAVAALGVLAWLAVGLLETPTGAFSAFLVELVNAIALIGIGSAAVMLLPLGGLAGRAVAQWSRWLWGGLSLVVYTVLFALLLPVASLVERGVGVIAIVGVAAGFAAASVAVWLWERYVAPALDRTVP, encoded by the coding sequence GTGCGCACCGCTGCCAATGCCGCGCTCGCCGTCCTCCTCCTCAGCGCGGCCGGCCTGATCGACACCGCTCCCCCGGCCGCCGCGTCACCACCGCCACCCGGCACATCGACGTCCGCCGTCGCAGCATCCGGCTCCACCGCAGCATCCGGCACCACCGCAGTCGTCTCCACCACCGCAGCCCTGTCCGCTGCAGCCTCCCTCCTCACCGGCACCGGCCTCGCGCCGGGGTCCGCTTCCGCGCGCCCGGCCGTCGCGCCCACGCCGCCCGCCGCCGCACCGACAGACACGGGGACGCCGTCGGGCACGCCGACGCCGCCCCCCACGCCGCGCCCGGTGAGCATCGACCGGCTTCCCGACCTGGTCCGCAGCTTCCCTCTGGCCGTCTCGGGCACAGCGACCCCGCAGGACACCGTCTCCGTCTCCGCGGGCTCCTCCCCCGGCTCGGCGGAGAGCTGCACGGCGACGGCGGACGACGACGGCGATTGGCGCTGCTCGCTCGCCTCGCTTCCCGACGGTGAGGGCGTCCCCGTCCGCGCCGAATCCACCGCAAGCGGTTCCGACAGCACACGGGTGGATGTGCTCCACCCGCCGGTGATCGCCGGAACCGGCGTCGTCGCGACCAGCGGGAGCATCCGCGGCACCGCGTACCCGGGCGCGAGCGTCACCGTGACGGCCGAAACGGGTGCGAGCTGCACGTTCCCGGCCGACGCGAACGGGGCCTGGGCATGCGTGCTCAGCGGCTCGCTCCCCGACGGACAGCACACCGTGAGCGCGACGCAGACGGCGCCGTTCTCCTCCCGGTCGTCCGCCGTCAGCGACCGGGTCACCATCGACGTCGACCGCACGGCGCCCGCTGCTCCCGGCATCACCTCGCCGCCGAGCGGCGCCTCGGCCCGCGCGGGTGAGACCGTCGCGTTCGGGGGGACCGGAGAGTCCGGCGCGCACGTGACCCTCTACGCGACGACCTCCCAGGGCACGACGGTGGTGTGCACGGCGGATGTCGCCGCGGGTGCGTGGTCGTGCCAGGGCGCCCTCCCCGCCGGCGCGTACACGCTCTCCGCCCTGCAACGGGATGACGCGGGCAACGTCAGCGGCGGCAGCAACGCCGTCGCGCTCAGCGTCGCCGGCGCGACCACTCCGTCGAAGCCGTCGCCGACGCGCACGCCGAGCCCGACGCCGACCCCCGCGGCACCCGCCCCGCCTGCCGCGGGCGGCGGATCCGGAACCGGACCGCTCCATCCCGACACCCGCGGCTGGATCGCGACTCCGTTCTCGAACGCCTCGGCGCCGGTCGTGACGGCGGCCTCCCTGCCCGGGTGGATGCGCTCCGCCGGCCTGGCCATCGCCGCGCTGCTCCTGCTGGTCCTGCCGGCACGGCTGCTCACCGCCGCCCTCGCCCGCGGCCGAGCCGACCGCGCAGAGCGGGAGCGCCGCCGCGGCGTGTCCGTCTTCGGCCGCAACCGGCCGCGATCGGACGTCTCGGAGGCGTCCGCCCTGTTCGGCGCGGCCGCTCGATCGGAGCGCGCGTCGGGCTCTGCACGGTCGGGAGCGGGGGCCGACACCACGACGACGTCATCCGGTGCCCCGCAGCCGCGCTGGCTCGCACCCGTGGTCGGCGCCGCCGCTGCCGTGCTGGTGACCCTCTCCACTCCGCTCTCCGACCCGGGCGCCTACGTGCGGGTGCTGCTCGCGATCGGGATCGCCGTCACCGCCGTGAACGCCGTATGGGTGCTCGCCGGGCGCGGCATCGCACCGCACCTCGGCCTCCCGGCCCCGCGGATCGTCGTGCGGCCGGAACTGCTCGTGGTGGTCGCGGTCGCGGCCTTCGGCTCGCGCCTGCTCGGCCTGTCGCCTGCGCTGCTGTTCGCGCTCGTGCTCGGGCTGTCGATGGCGCCGCACGCCGGGCGCGCGCGGCGCGGGCGGATCGCCGCGGTGCAGATCTCGGCCGTCGCGGCCCTGGGCGTGCTCGCCTGGCTCGCCGTCGGGCTGCTCGAGACTCCTACCGGGGCGTTCAGCGCCTTCCTGGTCGAGCTGGTCAACGCGATCGCCCTCATCGGCATCGGCTCGGCCGCGGTCATGCTGCTGCCCCTCGGGGGCCTCGCGGGGCGCGCGGTCGCGCAGTGGTCGCGCTGGCTCTGGGGCGGACTGAGCCTGGTCGTGTACACCGTCCTCTTCGCGCTGCTGCTGCCGGTCGCCTCCCTCGTCGAGCGGGGCGTCGGCGTGATCGCGATCGTGGGAGTCGCTGCCGGGTTCGCGGCGGCGAGCGTCGCGGTGTGGCTGTGGGAGCGCTACGTCGCGCCCGCGCTCGACCGGACGGTGCCGTAG
- a CDS encoding YchJ family metal-binding protein: MTTRCPCLSGETYDACCGPLHRGEPAPTAERLMRSRFSAFALGDDAYLLRSWHPSTRPATLELDPGLRWYRLDIERTERGGPFDRDGVVEFVAHYKGTERGSLHEVSRFEREGRDWFYVDALSGS, encoded by the coding sequence GTGACCACCCGGTGCCCCTGCCTGAGCGGCGAGACGTACGACGCCTGCTGCGGTCCCCTGCACCGCGGCGAGCCGGCCCCGACCGCGGAGCGGCTGATGCGGTCCCGCTTCAGCGCGTTCGCCCTCGGCGACGACGCCTACCTGCTGCGCAGCTGGCATCCCTCCACGCGGCCCGCGACGCTGGAGCTCGACCCGGGCCTCCGGTGGTACCGCCTCGACATCGAGCGGACGGAGCGCGGCGGCCCCTTCGACCGGGACGGCGTCGTCGAGTTCGTCGCGCACTACAAGGGCACCGAACGCGGGAGCCTGCACGAGGTCTCCCGGTTCGAGCGAGAGGGCCGCGACTGGTTCTACGTGGATGCGCTGAGCGGGTCCTGA